Part of the Suricata suricatta isolate VVHF042 chromosome 8, meerkat_22Aug2017_6uvM2_HiC, whole genome shotgun sequence genome, CTTCCCCTTTGCGGGCTGAGTGGGGGTCAGCACCGCCTGCGGAAGCCCCTTGCTCCCTGGGCGGCCGGGCCAGGGTCCGGGCTGGAGTCTGGGGCACCAGTCACCCGGTGGCGCGGCCCCTTGCGCCCCAGCCCTACCTGCCCCTCAGGCTAGGCGCCTGCTTCTCCTCGGAGCCTGCCCGCCTGCGGCAGGAAGCTGTGGTGAGCCGGGTGAGGGCAGGAAATCATCAGGCTCAGCCGGCTGCACccgcccccttcccacccccacccagccagtggggagggggaggtggaggcCCGAGGAGCCACCCACAGGCCCTCATAGGGGTCTGCTGGTCTCCAGCATGGACAGCAACCCCTACCAGGGGACGATGGACAAGACGCGTACAGGCCAGCCGACAGCCACAGCCTCCCTCCACGGCCGTGGCTCAAGGAGGCAGCCGGGGTCAGGGGGTGGAAGGCGGGTAGGCCTGCCCCTGGGAACCCCGAGGGGCATGGGGCAGtgcccaccccacctcaccctgGCCGGCCTGCCAAGAGGGGCGGGCTCTAGGGGAACCATGGTAGTGACTCACCGTCACACTGGGCTAGCTCACTTCATGCTGCTGTTCACCAGGCCCAGGAGGGCAAGGATTCGCCTAAGGTCCCACAGGAGTGCCCCTAGAGCCCCGGGGAGTcttggggctggggggtggccCCTGCCATCTGCCAGTCAGAGATCACTAACGCCCAGAGAGACGCAAGCAGGCACTTGGGGTCTGACTACAAATTTTATTCAGTTACAAATAGCACCAAGCCCCTGGGGGCTGCTCCGGTGGGGAGGAAGGCCCCTCCCGGACCCCCGCCCCCCTGGCCCGGCTGCTGCCTGTGTAGTGTGTGGGAGCTGGAACGTGGCCCCAGGCCACTCCTAGAAGCGGGGCCAGTCCGAGGGTTTGGGCCCGGGCACCCTCTGGGGTGGGCCCAGGGCCAGCTGGGACAGGGATGCGGGTTGGTGAGCGGTGGCCCCTCAGATGCTCAGATGAGCACACTGGACACCGGGACACGGGTGGAGCGGCCTCGCTGGGGTACCACGATTCGGTCGTCGGTGGGCCCTGCCTCACGCAGCAGACCTGTCGGAGGAGAGGTCAGAGCCAGGGCTGGATgcacagagagatacagagccggggggggggggggggggggggggggggggggggggggggggggggggggggggggggggggggggggggggggggggggggggggggggggggggacagacaGGTGGTGGGAAGTGGACGGGGCCACCAGAGCCTTGGGCACAAAGGAGCATCAGCTCGTCGGACAggcagacagaaagcagaatgggggaagggctgtGGGCTGCGAGAAGCCAGGGACCCAGGCCTACGCAGCAGGGAGTCTCATGAAGTCGGGCGAAGAGCCAGGGGTGGACGAAGGGAAGGCCCCACTGACCCTGCACATGCAGCTGGGCCCGCCGGCGGTCACCCTCGATGAAGACAGCAGTGCCCAGGAAGGCTGCCCCGCCCAGAGCGCCGATGAAGGCGCAGAGCATGAGGGAGAACTGCAGGGCTCGGAACTCGGACAAGAAGGAGGGGGGCCAGCTCCGGCGGAGGCGGTCGGAGATCTGCAGGGAGACGAGGAAAGCCAGGAGAGTGAGGCGCGGACGGGGAGCCCCCAAACTCCAGAGAACAAAGAAGTCAGGAGCCGGCAAAAAAAGGTGGTCTGGATGACCAGAGAAAGCCTCGTGGCCTCGCTGCGGAATCTTCAAGGACAAAATCCTGCCTGCCTGGCTGCGGATCCAGGGGACAGCGGGGACAGAGCACACGGACACCTAACTGGGGTCAGGCCTTCCAAGTCAGCTCGATTCCGGCCAGTGGCTGCCAGCCAGTGCCAGGAGTGCGGGGTCCCGTGATCCCCACCCCAGGCCCGGCCAAGGGGCAGTGCTCACCAGGCCGATGAGGTAGGGGCTCCCAGCATCGCCCAGCAGGTGCGACAGCACAATCTGGAAGGCCTCAGCAGTGGACCGTCGTGTGGGGATCACCACAtactggggggaggaggggcaggaggcagagggcaAGGACGGGGCTAAGGCTCAGTCTAGGCTGAGGTCAAAGGTGGACCCCAGCCCTGAGGTGTGAGGGGGGTGAATGCTCAGACTCCAGGCCCATCTGGGGCTGACTCTGAATTCAGGGTGGGGCTGGGTTCAGAAGAAGGGGTAAAGGCCACAATTAAGGCAAGTGAGGCCTCTACCCCTCCTCCTTGTCCCAACAGCCTCTGGGCTAACCCGGCAGTGGCCCCGCCTACTCACCAACAGAATGTCAGCCACAATGGCCCAGTTCATGGACAGCAGTGTCTCtccaataaagataaaaatctggGGGGTCAGAagtggggagatggggaaggcaggggggtcggtctcatcacaagaagaataaacatattaactcatttaattctcataacaccCCTGGGAGACAAagctattattcccattttagagatgataaAACTGAGCACAGAGACATTAACTcacttgcccaatgtcacacagctgggaagtgcCAGAGTTGAGATTCAAAACCAGGCATTCTGGTCTGAGTGGTCTCTGAACCACCATGCCAACTGACCCCAGTCCCACCACCCCAGACCCAGAACACCCCTTTGACACCTGCTGGCTACTCACATAGGTGGCCACAATGCTCCCACGAGCACAGGCCAGGGCCAGGAACAGGAAGGGCGCGGAGCCCAAGAGGCCAGCAGCACAGACCAGTGGGTCGGCCCGGGGGTTGGAACGGCGGAGGCGGCGGCTGATCTCCACGCCCAGGCCCACACCCAGGACCCCGGTCAGGCAGGTGATGAGCCCAAAgatgaggctgggggcagggggagggacatgGGAGCCAGTCCCTCTGCCTGCAAAGCCCCCTCATCTCGcacccagagcctggagaagaAGACGGTCCACCCCAGCTGCCCTCACCCCAGGTCTATCCAGGTACCCTATGGTTCACAGAGCTCTGAGAGGAAAGCATTATCTCATCACCCATTTCCTCCACCAGGAAAACTGAGACTGGGAGAGGAAGTAGCCTGACCCTGAATCAATGACTCTCCACTCTCTCCCCTGCCACCTGCAGGCCGCCTAGCCGAGCCCCCTTCTGGGTACCTGTCAGAGGAAGAGCAGGAGTCTCCGGGAAGGCAGGGCGGGGTCTCCCCCAAGACAACACGGGAACGCAGCAAGAACGCAGGAGCCCAAAGAGCCAGGGAGCCCGTGACAAAGGCCACAGCAGTAAAGCCAAGGGAAGAGAGGATGAAACTAGGGCTGAAGACAGTTGGGAAGGAGGAAATCAGATTCCATGGAGGTGCCAGGACAGGGAACTTCTACTCTTCCTCGcgggcttatttttaaattaagatgtgGAAGCTGCCTTGGCTTCCAGAATCTGGACCTGTAATTCAAGCAGCTGCCACAAGGGGGCAGTGGTGCCCAAATGCCTGGCCCTGGGGGAGGGCTGGTTGGCAGACAACAAAGACCACACTCCTCTAACTCTCAAAACAGATATCCAGGCCTCCCTGGCGGCCTCGGATGCTGGGTTAGAATGGAACTAAACTCACTTCCTTGCCAGAGCCCTCAGATCTGCCCACCACGACGTGGGGTTCAGGGGTGGTGAGTCTGAGTGGCGTTCCACAGCTCCCCTTGGTGGCTCCCGGACTACCAGGAACAGCAGCAAGACAGCCACCACTCCCAGACCTGGTGTCACCTGGGGAAAGACTGGGCTTCAGGACACGTACAGATGGGCATGGACACACTGCACCCCTGGGATGGGAGAAAGTGAGGGTGTGTGAAGGCAACGCAGGCCCCAAGACCTCAAACACCCAGTAAAGCACCTACTCAAGGAAGCCGAACCTGTGTTTGGACGGAAGGACCAGTGCCCCCTTCTTCTGCAAGCCTAATTGTTCCCTCTTTGGTAACAGCACCCTAATTTCCTTTTGGGAAACTACTTCCCCCACTTCTTTCAGTCCATGTGGTTCAAACAGGGCAGGGCTTATAACCTAGACTTGGCCGGCAAGAGTGGTGTTAACCTCCCTGGCCTCGGTGACTGTTTCAATGGCAGGCATGTGACCCGTGTTCATCTAATCAGACACCATCCAGGACTATTGCTCAAGGATCCAGGGTGGCGAAGTTTCTAAATGGGAAGATAAACGCGTGGAGCTTTCACTTGCTTGAGAATGAAATTaatagagaggaaaaagagagctgAGAAAAAGGATGACCAAATTCCTGAGATGGGGAGTAGGAGTCCTGGATCCAGCCTTACCTGAAGCTCACCTTGGGATTTTTCCATCACAAGAGCAAACGGAGTCCCACTTGGGAGCTTACAGTTTCACAGTGGGCTCCTACCGCCCACCACCCAGAGTTCTGTCTAGCACATGGCTTCATGGGGGCGGGATGGGGGGCGTGCAGCCAGGCTTCCTACAGGCTGGGCAGAGTGAACACTGCCTTAAGAGCAGGACAGGGACCGGGGGTTGGTGGGGTATGTGAAGGCAGGAAAGGGAGAATCTGAGAATGTTGCTGACCTTCCCCAGGCTGTGTCCAGACTCACccgcagagcccagtgccagtCCCCGGCCACATCTTTCACTTTGGAGCCTGCAATGTAA contains:
- the SPNS1 gene encoding protein spinster homolog 1 isoform X2, with translation MSGSDSAPFLSQADDTDDGPVPGTPGLPGSTGNSKSEDPEVPDREGLQRITGLSPGHSALIVAVLCYINLLNYMDRFTVAGVLPDIEQFFDIGDSSSGLIQTVFISSYMVLAPVFGYLGDRYNRKYLMCGGIAFWSLVTLGSSFIPREWSGLHCRLQSERCGRGLALGSAGESGHSLGKVTPGLGVVAVLLLFLVVREPPRGAVERHSDSPPLNPTSWWADLRALARNPSFILSSLGFTAVAFVTGSLALWAPAFLLRSRVVLGETPPCLPGDSCSSSDSLIFGLITCLTGVLGVGLGVEISRRLRRSNPRADPLVCAAGLLGSAPFLFLALACARGSIVATYIFIFIGETLLSMNWAIVADILLYVVIPTRRSTAEAFQIVLSHLLGDAGSPYLIGLISDRLRRSWPPSFLSEFRALQFSLMLCAFIGALGGAAFLGTAVFIEGDRRRAQLHVQGLLREAGPTDDRIVVPQRGRSTRVPVSSVLI
- the SPNS1 gene encoding protein spinster homolog 1 isoform X3; its protein translation is MSGSDSAPFLSQADDTDDGPVPGTPGLPGSTGNSKSEDPEVPDREGLQRITGLSPGHSALIVAVLCYINLLNYMDRFTVAGVLPDIEQFFDIGDSSSGLIQTVFISSYMVLAPVFGYLGDRYNRKYLMCGGIAFWSLVTLGSSFIPREVTPGLGVVAVLLLFLVVREPPRGAVERHSDSPPLNPTSWWADLRALARNPSFILSSLGFTAVAFVTGSLALWAPAFLLRSRVVLGETPPCLPGDSCSSSDSLIFGLITCLTGVLGVGLGVEISRRLRRSNPRADPLVCAAGLLGSAPFLFLALACARGSIVATYIFIFIGETLLSMNWAIVADILLYVVIPTRRSTAEAFQIVLSHLLGDAGSPYLIGLISDRLRRSWPPSFLSEFRALQFSLMLCAFIGALGGAAFLGTAVFIEGDRRRAQLHVQGLLREAGPTDDRIVVPQRGRSTRVPVSSVLI
- the SPNS1 gene encoding protein spinster homolog 1 isoform X1; the encoded protein is MSGSDSAPFLSQADDTDDGPVPGTPGLPGSTGNSKSEDPEVPDREGLQRITGLSPGHSALIVAVLCYINLLNYMDRFTVAGVLPDIEQFFDIGDSSSGLIQTVFISSYMVLAPVFGYLGDRYNRKYLMCGGIAFWSLVTLGSSFIPRERFWLLLLTRGLVGVGEASYSTIAPTLIADLFVADQRSRMLSVFYFAIPVGSGLGYIAGSKVKDVAGDWHWALRVTPGLGVVAVLLLFLVVREPPRGAVERHSDSPPLNPTSWWADLRALARNPSFILSSLGFTAVAFVTGSLALWAPAFLLRSRVVLGETPPCLPGDSCSSSDSLIFGLITCLTGVLGVGLGVEISRRLRRSNPRADPLVCAAGLLGSAPFLFLALACARGSIVATYIFIFIGETLLSMNWAIVADILLYVVIPTRRSTAEAFQIVLSHLLGDAGSPYLIGLISDRLRRSWPPSFLSEFRALQFSLMLCAFIGALGGAAFLGTAVFIEGDRRRAQLHVQGLLREAGPTDDRIVVPQRGRSTRVPVSSVLI
- the SPNS1 gene encoding protein spinster homolog 1 isoform X4 → MDRFTVAGVLPDIEQFFDIGDSSSGLIQTVFISSYMVLAPVFGYLGDRYNRKYLMCGGIAFWSLVTLGSSFIPRERFWLLLLTRGLVGVGEASYSTIAPTLIADLFVADQRSRMLSVFYFAIPVGSGLGYIAGSKVKDVAGDWHWALRVTPGLGVVAVLLLFLVVREPPRGAVERHSDSPPLNPTSWWADLRALARNPSFILSSLGFTAVAFVTGSLALWAPAFLLRSRVVLGETPPCLPGDSCSSSDSLIFGLITCLTGVLGVGLGVEISRRLRRSNPRADPLVCAAGLLGSAPFLFLALACARGSIVATYIFIFIGETLLSMNWAIVADILLYVVIPTRRSTAEAFQIVLSHLLGDAGSPYLIGLISDRLRRSWPPSFLSEFRALQFSLMLCAFIGALGGAAFLGTAVFIEGDRRRAQLHVQGLLREAGPTDDRIVVPQRGRSTRVPVSSVLI